One Fuerstiella marisgermanici DNA window includes the following coding sequences:
- a CDS encoding M16 family metallopeptidase, giving the protein MQFHQHVLPNGLQIVAEMNSSVHSVAAGFFVRTGSRDETEDVSGVSHFLEHMAFKGNGKFAADDVNRIFDEVGANYNASTGEEVTMYYAAVLPEYLDTTMELLSVLMQPSLSQSDFDMEKNVILEEIGMYDDHPSFTAYDNIMAAHFSGHPLGQSILGTNESITALSAEQMRVYHADRYKAGNITLAVAGNTDFDSLLALIEKHCGSLPAGACDRPLPEVKPVDCIKLVHRESSVQQHIMQMGIAPKGSETLRFAAELLAVVVGDDSSSRLFWDLVDPGYVESADLGYNDYDGAGTWMTYLSCMPDDVEKNIARMHKVFDDVNQGGITAEELEQAKNKVASRVVLRGERPMGRLSSLGGNWVYRKEYNSIADDLAIVRGLSLKDVAELLEKYPLKFNTTVGVGPREKLEL; this is encoded by the coding sequence ATGCAGTTTCACCAGCACGTACTCCCCAACGGTCTGCAAATTGTGGCCGAGATGAATTCATCGGTTCACAGCGTTGCGGCCGGATTTTTTGTCCGCACTGGTTCTCGCGACGAAACGGAAGATGTTTCCGGGGTCAGCCATTTTCTGGAACACATGGCGTTCAAAGGCAACGGGAAATTTGCCGCTGACGACGTCAACCGAATCTTTGATGAAGTCGGAGCGAACTACAACGCGTCTACCGGCGAAGAAGTCACGATGTACTACGCCGCCGTACTGCCGGAGTATCTTGACACGACGATGGAACTGCTGTCTGTGCTGATGCAGCCGTCGCTATCGCAGTCTGACTTCGACATGGAGAAAAACGTCATTCTGGAAGAGATCGGAATGTACGACGATCACCCGTCGTTCACAGCCTACGACAACATCATGGCTGCTCATTTTTCCGGTCATCCGCTGGGCCAAAGTATTCTGGGGACCAATGAAAGTATTACCGCTCTTTCGGCCGAGCAGATGCGAGTCTACCACGCCGATCGTTACAAGGCTGGAAACATTACTTTGGCTGTCGCGGGCAACACGGATTTTGATTCGCTGCTGGCGCTGATCGAGAAGCACTGCGGGAGTCTCCCGGCCGGTGCCTGCGACCGTCCTCTGCCCGAAGTGAAACCGGTCGATTGCATCAAGCTGGTGCACCGCGAATCCAGTGTGCAACAACACATCATGCAAATGGGGATCGCGCCAAAGGGTTCTGAAACGCTGAGGTTCGCGGCCGAATTGTTGGCGGTTGTGGTGGGCGATGATTCCAGCAGTCGCCTGTTCTGGGACCTGGTCGATCCGGGCTATGTGGAATCCGCCGACCTGGGCTACAACGATTACGATGGCGCCGGAACGTGGATGACGTATTTAAGCTGCATGCCGGACGACGTCGAAAAGAATATCGCTCGCATGCACAAAGTTTTCGATGACGTTAATCAGGGCGGGATCACGGCTGAAGAACTTGAGCAGGCGAAGAACAAAGTGGCGTCACGAGTCGTCCTGCGAGGCGAACGACCGATGGGGCGACTTTCTTCGCTGGGCGGCAACTGGGTGTACCGCAAAGAGTACAACTCAATTGCCGACGACCTTGCGATTGTGCGAGGGCTCTCACTAAAAGACGTGGCCGAGTTATTGGAGAAGTACCCTCTGAAGTTCAACACAACAGTCGGCGTTGGGCCTCGCGAGAAACTGGAGCTGTAA
- a CDS encoding mannose-1-phosphate guanylyltransferase, whose amino-acid sequence MLHAVIMAGGSGTRFWPQSRQKLPKQLLRLAGDRTMIQQTLDRCGDLIQPAQSWIVTNAVQAEQTREQLPELPADNVLIEPAARNTAPCVGLAAIHALKRDPGAIMFVMPADHVIGPNEVFQAAAKKAVAVVEADPSRLVLFGITPDFPATGYGYIERAAPLDGVDGAFEVQAFREKPELAVAEQYLKSGSFYWNCGIFCWKAATILEQLKQNEPDTWDRLQTLMQAIDTENYDSVLADQFPQMNSISIDYAVLEQAKGVAVIEAPFSWDDVGSWLAVPRLSGSDENGNTTDGKHTGVDTKNCIVRSTDDHLVATLGVEDLIIVHTPDATLVARRDDSERIKELLERLKQQGDDSYL is encoded by the coding sequence ATGCTACATGCCGTGATCATGGCCGGAGGAAGTGGGACTCGCTTCTGGCCGCAAAGCCGACAGAAGCTTCCCAAACAACTGCTGCGTCTGGCGGGCGACCGCACGATGATTCAGCAAACGCTTGACCGCTGTGGAGACCTGATTCAGCCTGCTCAATCGTGGATCGTCACGAACGCGGTTCAGGCTGAACAAACACGCGAGCAACTTCCTGAACTGCCTGCCGACAACGTACTGATCGAACCTGCGGCTCGCAACACGGCTCCTTGCGTCGGTCTGGCCGCGATTCACGCGCTCAAACGCGACCCAGGTGCCATCATGTTCGTGATGCCAGCCGATCATGTGATTGGCCCGAATGAAGTGTTTCAGGCGGCAGCGAAAAAAGCCGTGGCTGTCGTTGAAGCAGATCCCAGTCGGCTTGTGCTGTTCGGCATCACGCCCGACTTCCCGGCGACTGGTTACGGCTACATCGAACGGGCGGCCCCGCTGGACGGTGTCGATGGCGCGTTCGAGGTCCAGGCGTTTCGCGAAAAGCCGGAACTGGCCGTTGCCGAACAATACCTGAAGTCAGGCAGCTTCTATTGGAACTGTGGGATCTTCTGCTGGAAAGCCGCCACGATTCTGGAGCAATTGAAACAGAACGAACCCGACACATGGGATCGACTGCAAACGCTGATGCAGGCGATTGACACGGAAAACTACGACAGCGTGCTGGCCGACCAGTTCCCTCAGATGAACAGCATTTCTATCGACTACGCCGTGCTGGAACAGGCGAAGGGTGTGGCCGTAATCGAAGCCCCCTTTTCATGGGACGACGTCGGCAGTTGGCTGGCGGTCCCGCGATTGTCAGGCAGCGACGAAAACGGCAATACCACCGACGGCAAGCATACGGGCGTCGATACGAAAAACTGCATCGTCCGTTCGACCGACGATCACCTGGTCGCGACGCTCGGTGTAGAAGACCTGATCATCGTACACACGCCCGATGCCACGCTGGTGGCTCGCCGCGACGATTCAGAACGAATCAAGGAGTTGCTCGAACGGTTAAAGCAACAGGGCGACGACAGCTATTTGTAA